From Cellulophaga lytica DSM 7489, a single genomic window includes:
- a CDS encoding Tex family protein: protein MIKYILKHTQLPELSVKNTIELLNQDCTIPFISRYRKEKTGNLDEVQIGAIVTYKAQFEALEKRKAAILKALQEQDVLTPELQTKIAATDNLTTLEDIYLPFKKKRKTKAETAIKNGLEPLAKIIMAQRNDEIEYTASRYLNDVIVNEDLALEGARHIISEWINERTDIRNGIRHQLENYALITTKVIGTKKEDEKAQKFRDYFDWSEALKRCPSHRLLAILRAEKEGFIRVKIEIDNDRALDKIETRIIKSNNACAQQIELAIQDAYKRLLLPSLSNELLKNAKEKADADAIAVFSKNLKQLLLGSPLGEKRILALDPGFRTGCKLVCLDAQGDLLHNETIYPHAPQNKSTEAIKKISSLADAYKIEAIAIGNGTASRETEQLVKRIQFKNPLEVFVVSEAGASIYSASKIARDEFPNYDVTVRGAVSIGRRLADPLAELVKIDAKSIGVGQYQHDVDQSKLKQSLDTVVESCVNAVGVNINTASTSLLSYVSGIGPKLAENIVNYRNENGAFTSRTAIKKVPRLGGKAFEQGAAFLRIKNAKNPLDDSAVHPESYSIVQQITKDAKVPIEELIGNKEVLQKIDLQKYCTDTVGLPTLQDIVKELEKPGLDIREKAKVFSFNQNIRSITDLVAGQLLPGIVNNITNFGCFVDVGIKESGLIHISNLADTFVKDVNEHVSLHQQIVVKVLEVDVARKRIQLALHKNM, encoded by the coding sequence ATGATAAAATATATACTTAAACACACGCAGTTACCAGAACTAAGTGTAAAAAATACTATAGAGCTTTTAAATCAAGATTGTACCATACCTTTTATATCTAGATACCGTAAAGAAAAAACAGGAAATTTAGACGAGGTACAAATTGGTGCTATTGTTACCTACAAAGCTCAGTTTGAAGCCTTAGAAAAAAGAAAAGCAGCAATACTAAAAGCGTTGCAAGAACAAGATGTTTTAACGCCAGAACTACAAACAAAAATTGCTGCCACAGACAACCTTACTACCTTAGAAGATATTTACCTTCCGTTTAAGAAAAAGCGTAAGACAAAGGCAGAAACCGCTATTAAAAACGGTTTAGAGCCTTTAGCCAAAATAATAATGGCACAGCGTAATGATGAAATTGAATATACAGCCTCTAGATACCTAAATGATGTTATTGTTAATGAAGATTTGGCGTTAGAAGGAGCCAGACATATTATATCTGAATGGATTAATGAGCGCACAGATATTAGAAACGGTATACGCCACCAGCTTGAAAACTATGCCCTAATTACCACCAAAGTTATTGGCACTAAAAAAGAAGACGAAAAAGCCCAGAAGTTTAGAGATTATTTTGACTGGAGCGAGGCTTTAAAACGATGCCCATCACACAGGTTACTTGCCATTTTAAGAGCAGAAAAAGAAGGTTTTATTAGGGTTAAAATAGAAATAGACAATGATAGAGCTTTAGATAAAATTGAAACCCGAATTATAAAAAGTAACAATGCCTGTGCACAGCAAATAGAGCTTGCTATACAAGATGCTTACAAAAGACTACTTCTCCCCTCTTTGTCTAACGAGCTTTTAAAAAATGCTAAAGAAAAAGCAGATGCAGATGCAATAGCTGTTTTCTCTAAAAATTTAAAACAATTACTATTAGGTTCTCCTTTAGGCGAAAAAAGAATATTAGCCTTAGATCCTGGTTTTAGAACCGGTTGCAAATTGGTGTGTTTAGATGCCCAAGGAGATTTGTTGCATAATGAAACCATTTATCCGCATGCACCACAAAACAAAAGCACAGAAGCAATTAAAAAAATTAGCTCTTTAGCAGATGCTTATAAAATTGAAGCCATAGCAATAGGTAACGGTACAGCCTCTAGAGAAACAGAGCAATTGGTTAAACGCATACAATTTAAAAACCCATTAGAAGTTTTTGTGGTTAGCGAAGCAGGCGCATCTATATACTCGGCATCAAAAATTGCTAGAGACGAGTTTCCTAATTATGATGTTACCGTGCGTGGTGCGGTTTCTATTGGGCGTAGACTTGCAGATCCGTTAGCAGAATTGGTAAAAATAGATGCAAAATCTATAGGTGTTGGGCAATACCAACATGATGTAGACCAAAGCAAACTAAAACAATCTTTAGACACTGTTGTAGAGAGTTGTGTAAATGCGGTTGGTGTAAATATAAACACCGCAAGTACATCTTTACTAAGTTATGTATCTGGTATTGGACCAAAATTAGCCGAAAACATAGTAAATTACCGAAACGAAAATGGTGCTTTTACAAGCAGAACAGCCATAAAAAAAGTACCACGTTTGGGCGGAAAAGCATTTGAGCAAGGTGCAGCTTTTTTACGCATAAAAAATGCCAAAAATCCGTTAGACGATTCTGCCGTACACCCAGAGAGTTACAGCATAGTACAACAAATAACAAAAGATGCCAAAGTACCTATTGAAGAGTTAATTGGCAATAAAGAGGTTTTACAAAAAATAGACCTACAAAAATACTGCACAGATACTGTTGGTTTACCAACATTGCAAGACATTGTTAAGGAGTTAGAGAAACCAGGTTTAGATATTAGAGAAAAAGCCAAAGTATTTTCTTTTAACCAAAACATACGATCTATAACAGACCTTGTTGCTGGACAGTTATTACCAGGTATAGTAAACAATATTACCAATTTTGGTTGTTTTGTAGATGTTGGTATTAAGGAAAGTGGCTTAATACACATATCTAACCTGGCAGACACTTTTGTAAAAGACGTAAATGAGCACGTAAGCCTACACCAACAAATAGTGGTAAAAGTATTAGAGGTAGACGTTGCCCGTAAGCGCATACAACTAGCTTTACATAAAAATATGTAA
- a CDS encoding OmpA family protein, with translation MKTTIKKITIGVFALLLMVNFTSCDAVQNANNKQKGGAIGAAGGAILGAIIGNNVGKGGNGELGAVIGGVVGGGAGVLIGNRMDKQAQKIEEEIPGAQVERVDDGIVVTFDENSGVFFDTAKYNINGASKTSLDKLANVFIEYPDTNILVVGHTDSSGAADYNMTLSKNRANAVTSYLTAKGIAASRFTTEWFGEEKPTHDNSTPEGRAKNRRVNVAILPNEKMINDAKMQSGEN, from the coding sequence ATGAAAACAACAATAAAAAAAATAACAATAGGTGTATTTGCATTACTATTAATGGTAAATTTTACAAGTTGTGATGCTGTACAAAACGCAAACAACAAACAAAAAGGTGGTGCAATTGGTGCTGCTGGTGGTGCAATTTTAGGTGCTATAATTGGTAACAATGTAGGCAAAGGAGGCAATGGCGAGCTAGGTGCAGTTATTGGTGGTGTTGTTGGTGGTGGTGCTGGTGTGCTTATTGGTAATAGAATGGATAAGCAAGCACAAAAAATTGAAGAAGAAATTCCGGGTGCACAAGTAGAGCGTGTAGATGATGGTATTGTTGTAACTTTTGATGAAAACAGTGGTGTATTTTTTGACACAGCTAAATACAACATTAACGGTGCATCTAAAACATCTTTAGATAAATTAGCTAATGTATTTATAGAGTATCCAGATACCAATATTTTGGTTGTAGGCCATACAGATAGTTCTGGTGCTGCAGATTACAACATGACGTTATCTAAAAACAGAGCAAACGCAGTAACATCATACTTAACAGCTAAAGGAATTGCTGCTAGTAGATTTACTACAGAGTGGTTTGGAGAAGAAAAACCAACGCATGATAACAGTACACCAGAAGGTAGAGCAAAAAACAGAAGAGTAAACGTTGCTATTTTACCTAACGAGAAAATGATAAATGATGCTAAAATGCAGTCTGGCGAAAACTAG
- a CDS encoding lipocalin family protein: MKQLIVLLLAVSLVSCGASKTVRTSKKVIKGEWTLSNISYSEAGEYNVTLLNDVSKECFQGSSWSFIPNNNTGKYSINNANCATGERNFIFTIQEIDETTGLYDFLIKPTDAKGKSQNNVGFRLSLALLTESNMTWTQTLSVDGKPFTITMNFTKADW; the protein is encoded by the coding sequence ATGAAACAGTTAATAGTACTACTACTTGCAGTAAGTTTAGTTTCTTGCGGAGCATCAAAAACCGTTAGAACATCAAAAAAAGTAATTAAAGGAGAATGGACACTTAGCAACATATCTTATAGTGAAGCTGGTGAATATAATGTTACGCTTTTAAACGATGTATCTAAAGAATGCTTTCAAGGTAGTTCTTGGTCTTTTATACCTAACAACAACACTGGTAAGTATAGCATAAACAATGCAAATTGTGCTACAGGAGAACGTAACTTTATTTTTACAATTCAGGAAATTGATGAAACTACTGGTTTGTACGACTTTCTAATTAAGCCTACAGACGCAAAAGGTAAAAGTCAAAACAACGTAGGGTTTAGATTATCACTTGCATTGTTAACAGAGTCTAATATGACCTGGACACAAACTTTATCTGTAGATGGCAAACCATTTACAATTACAATGAACTTTACCAAAGCAGATTGGTAA
- a CDS encoding ferritin — protein sequence MLSKNIEKALNNQIKIEAESSQIYLAMACWAEVKGLEGVAGFMYDQSNEERDHMLKLVKFVNERGGHAQISELAAPNVTFNSFKEMFEKLFEHEVFVSNSINELVHITLQEKDYATHNFLQWYVSEQIEEEAMARTILDKINLIGDDKGGLYLFDRDIQQLTVSTASTEDPQ from the coding sequence ATGTTATCAAAAAATATAGAAAAAGCACTTAACAATCAGATAAAAATAGAAGCAGAATCTTCTCAGATTTATTTAGCTATGGCTTGTTGGGCAGAGGTAAAAGGTCTTGAGGGTGTTGCTGGTTTTATGTACGACCAGTCTAATGAAGAGCGAGACCATATGCTAAAACTGGTTAAATTTGTTAATGAACGTGGCGGACACGCACAAATTTCTGAGCTTGCCGCACCTAACGTAACCTTTAATTCTTTTAAAGAAATGTTCGAAAAATTATTTGAACATGAAGTGTTTGTTTCTAATAGTATTAATGAGCTAGTACACATTACCTTACAAGAAAAAGATTATGCTACACATAACTTTTTACAATGGTACGTATCAGAACAAATAGAGGAAGAAGCTATGGCACGTACTATTTTAGACAAAATAAACCTTATTGGAGATGATAAAGGTGGTTTGTATTTGTTTGATAGAGATATACAGCAACTAACAGTGTCTACAGCCTCTACAGAAGATCCACAATAA
- the metG gene encoding methionine--tRNA ligase: MAQQTKTPSRYTITAALPYTNGPIHIGHLAGVYVPADIYARYLRGINKDVAFVCGSDEHGVAISMKAKKEGITPKQVIDKYHAIIKKSFLDFGITFDNYSRTSAQVHHDTASEFFKNLYDKGDFIEETTEQLYDAEAKQFLADRFVIGTCPKCGHEEAYGDQCENCGSTLSATELINPKSTVSGAVPTLKETKHWFLPLDRYEDFLKEWILEGHKNDWKPNVYGQCKSWIDDGLKPRAVTRDLDWGIPVPVPGGEGKVLYVWFDAPIGYISSTKEWAAREGKDWEPYWKDENTKMLHFIGKDNIVFHCIIFPSMLKAHGDFILPENVPANEFLNLEGNKLSTSKNWAVWLHEYLEDFPDMQDVLRYTLTANAPETKDNDFTWKDFQARNNNELVAIFGNFINRVVVLTNKYYNGVLPTPATFSEIDKATLEEVKKYPEIISSSLERYRFREAGQELMNLARLGNKYLADEEPWKVIKQDEERVKTIMYVALQIASALAVLSEPFLPFTSDKLKNILNVSAANNNVEWNTIATQDVLLPAGHTINKAELLFRKVEDKEIEAQLAKLEATKKANLQMSKEVAAQKDTITFDDFTKLDMRVGTIIEAEKMAKAKKLLVLKVDTGLDTRTIVSGIAESFTPEEIVGKKVTVLVNLAPRALRGVESEGMILMTENADGKLVFVNPDEDGVNSGETIN, translated from the coding sequence ATGGCACAACAAACAAAAACACCAAGTAGATATACAATTACAGCAGCGTTACCTTACACAAACGGACCAATACATATTGGCCATTTGGCAGGTGTATATGTTCCTGCAGATATTTATGCACGTTATTTAAGAGGCATCAATAAAGATGTTGCCTTTGTTTGTGGTAGTGATGAGCACGGTGTTGCTATTTCTATGAAAGCCAAAAAGGAAGGCATTACACCTAAACAGGTTATAGATAAATACCACGCAATCATTAAAAAATCTTTTTTAGATTTTGGAATTACTTTTGATAATTACTCGCGCACATCTGCACAAGTACACCATGATACAGCTTCTGAGTTTTTTAAGAATTTGTATGACAAAGGTGATTTTATAGAAGAAACTACAGAACAATTATATGATGCAGAAGCTAAACAGTTTTTGGCAGATAGGTTTGTAATTGGTACGTGTCCAAAATGTGGCCATGAAGAAGCTTATGGAGACCAATGTGAAAACTGTGGATCTACATTAAGTGCTACCGAATTAATAAATCCTAAATCTACCGTATCTGGTGCTGTACCTACTTTAAAAGAAACAAAACACTGGTTTTTACCTTTAGATAGGTATGAGGACTTTTTAAAAGAATGGATTTTAGAAGGCCATAAAAACGATTGGAAACCTAATGTTTACGGACAATGCAAATCTTGGATAGACGATGGTTTAAAACCACGTGCCGTAACCAGAGATTTAGACTGGGGAATTCCTGTTCCGGTACCAGGTGGTGAGGGCAAAGTACTTTATGTTTGGTTTGATGCACCTATTGGCTACATCTCATCTACCAAAGAATGGGCTGCACGCGAGGGCAAAGATTGGGAGCCATATTGGAAAGATGAAAACACAAAAATGCTTCACTTTATAGGTAAAGATAATATTGTTTTTCACTGTATTATTTTCCCTAGTATGCTAAAAGCACACGGAGATTTTATTCTACCTGAAAACGTACCAGCAAATGAATTTTTAAATTTAGAAGGCAATAAGTTATCAACTTCTAAAAACTGGGCAGTTTGGTTGCATGAGTATTTAGAAGATTTCCCAGATATGCAAGATGTTTTGCGTTACACACTAACTGCAAACGCTCCAGAAACTAAGGATAACGATTTTACTTGGAAAGATTTTCAGGCACGTAATAATAACGAGTTGGTTGCCATTTTTGGTAATTTTATAAACAGAGTTGTGGTATTAACAAACAAATATTACAACGGTGTTTTACCTACTCCTGCTACATTTTCTGAAATAGATAAAGCTACTTTAGAAGAGGTTAAAAAATACCCAGAAATAATTTCTAGTTCTTTAGAACGCTATAGATTTAGAGAAGCCGGACAAGAATTAATGAATTTAGCTAGACTTGGTAACAAGTACTTAGCAGATGAAGAACCTTGGAAAGTTATTAAGCAAGATGAGGAACGTGTAAAAACCATAATGTATGTTGCTTTACAAATAGCATCTGCATTGGCTGTACTAAGTGAGCCATTTTTACCTTTTACATCGGATAAACTTAAAAACATTTTAAATGTAAGTGCTGCAAATAATAACGTAGAATGGAATACTATTGCTACCCAAGACGTATTATTACCAGCCGGACATACAATTAACAAAGCAGAATTGTTGTTTAGAAAAGTAGAAGACAAAGAAATTGAAGCTCAACTAGCAAAGCTAGAAGCAACAAAAAAAGCAAACTTACAAATGAGCAAAGAAGTAGCTGCACAAAAAGACACCATTACTTTTGACGATTTTACAAAGTTAGATATGCGTGTTGGTACCATTATAGAAGCAGAAAAAATGGCTAAAGCAAAAAAGCTATTGGTTTTAAAGGTAGATACTGGTTTAGATACCCGCACCATAGTTTCTGGTATTGCAGAAAGCTTTACTCCTGAAGAAATTGTAGGCAAAAAAGTTACTGTTTTAGTAAACCTAGCTCCAAGAGCTTTACGCGGTGTAGAGAGTGAAGGAATGATTTTAATGACAGAAAATGCAGACGGAAAATTAGTTTTTGTGAACCCAGATGAAGATGGTGTAAATAGTGGCGAAACAATAAATTAA
- a CDS encoding DUF1501 domain-containing protein — MCNTNSKVQHADKEAHDLEHKKWNRRSFLQAMGMVGSGSMLLGSNVLNASATSPLSTAIADAESDGKVLVLIRLAGGNDGLSTVIPIEQYDTYANARPNIYIPESKVLKLTDNFGVPSYMTSLERMWGEGQFKAVHGVGYEGQSLSHFTGSDIFANTDLTTTGFSGEKTGWMGRHFEELYQDYLINPPEAPAAIQIGQYGSLVFQGEETNYAFVTSNINQLERIAETGNQYEIADETIFGDCMYGDQIKFLRGVANTTYEYSGKIHEAYERGEALGCGIEYQDNSFARQLAVLAKLIKGGLGTKVYMISMGGFDTHGNQPLVHERLMTNLSVAVSDFYQDLACTEQDDKVLSMTFSEFGRRIYENGSNGTDHGKASPTLFFGSALNGSAFVGDHPSLEDPNERGNLEYTMDFRDLYGTVLAEWLCVPREAVERHLLGRTYVPVDLGFSCSGEDFPDIAIDDETPVLPGPPDGGTDPTEPDPVIENMVVHKPYYPTKGNPTIHLEMPFTAHVDIQIYNILGQNIGTVYNAMTTEGSQEINIRERLPVNLATGKYIYRISVQDQKMSKSVMVS, encoded by the coding sequence ATGTGCAATACAAATTCTAAAGTACAACATGCAGACAAAGAGGCTCATGACTTAGAGCATAAAAAATGGAACAGACGTTCTTTTTTACAAGCAATGGGGATGGTTGGCTCTGGTTCTATGCTATTAGGTAGCAATGTACTTAACGCTTCGGCCACGTCACCTTTGTCTACTGCAATTGCAGATGCAGAGTCAGACGGTAAAGTTTTAGTTTTAATAAGACTTGCAGGTGGTAATGACGGTTTAAGTACTGTTATACCAATAGAGCAATATGATACTTATGCAAATGCAAGACCTAATATATACATACCAGAAAGTAAGGTTTTAAAATTAACCGATAATTTTGGTGTTCCATCATACATGACCTCTTTAGAGCGCATGTGGGGAGAAGGTCAGTTTAAAGCAGTTCATGGCGTAGGTTATGAAGGTCAGAGTTTATCTCATTTTACAGGATCAGATATTTTTGCAAATACCGATTTAACAACCACTGGTTTTTCTGGTGAAAAAACAGGTTGGATGGGTAGACATTTTGAAGAATTATATCAAGATTATTTAATTAACCCGCCAGAAGCTCCTGCTGCTATCCAAATAGGACAATATGGTAGCTTGGTTTTTCAGGGAGAAGAAACAAATTATGCATTTGTAACAAGTAATATTAACCAACTAGAACGTATTGCAGAAACAGGTAACCAATATGAAATAGCTGACGAAACTATTTTTGGCGATTGTATGTATGGTGACCAAATTAAGTTTTTAAGAGGTGTTGCTAATACTACTTATGAGTATTCTGGTAAAATACATGAGGCTTATGAACGTGGTGAAGCTTTAGGTTGCGGTATTGAATACCAAGACAATAGTTTTGCACGACAATTAGCTGTATTAGCCAAGCTAATAAAAGGTGGCTTAGGCACAAAAGTATATATGATTTCTATGGGTGGTTTTGACACGCACGGAAATCAGCCATTAGTACATGAACGCTTAATGACAAATTTATCTGTTGCCGTAAGCGATTTTTACCAAGACTTAGCCTGTACAGAGCAAGATGACAAGGTTTTAAGTATGACCTTTTCTGAGTTTGGACGTAGAATATACGAAAACGGATCTAACGGTACAGATCATGGTAAAGCAAGTCCTACACTATTCTTTGGTTCTGCGTTAAACGGTAGTGCATTTGTTGGTGATCATCCATCATTAGAGGATCCTAATGAAAGAGGTAACCTAGAGTATACAATGGATTTTAGAGATTTATATGGCACTGTTTTAGCAGAATGGTTATGTGTACCTAGAGAAGCTGTAGAAAGACATTTATTAGGGCGCACTTATGTGCCAGTAGATTTAGGTTTTAGTTGTAGTGGAGAAGATTTTCCAGATATTGCTATTGATGATGAAACTCCTGTTTTACCTGGACCACCAGACGGAGGAACAGATCCTACAGAACCAGACCCTGTAATAGAAAATATGGTAGTTCACAAACCATATTACCCTACAAAAGGAAACCCAACAATACATTTAGAAATGCCATTTACGGCACACGTAGATATTCAAATTTATAACATTTTAGGGCAAAACATAGGCACAGTATACAATGCTATGACTACAGAAGGCTCTCAAGAAATTAACATTAGAGAACGCCTACCTGTAAACCTTGCCACAGGTAAATACATTTACAGAATAAGTGTTCAAGATCAAAAAATGAGCAAATCTGTAATGGTATCTTAA